The genomic stretch CCAAACAATTAAATCAAGACGAGAGAACTAAAGAAACCTTAGAATTAATTGTGTGTTAATTACGGCCTTAGCGTTATTCCGTTGGATTATATACGTTGCTGCTGATGAAACAAAAATCTATATATATGTTAGGACGGCTTgtcaaaaatttcattttttaataaacaTTAGTTAGAGTTCATTTTTTGAAGAACATCATAATGCGGCTCATGGCCAATCCCAATAATCTACCCTGTGTGTCACCACTAAATGTCCCATATTCTCTTATTTGGATGTAATCCCAATAAATACAATAtatcatttcacttttactattttgagTAAATGGACCTCATATTCACTAATTCATACTACTCCgaataattataaaactaatatactatAAAAGTTGGGTCCACATTCTAATAACTTTTTCTAACACATTctttcacaaaatcaaacaatttcttaaaatctgcatcggtcaaatatgagacatttaatgggaatcggaggaagtatttattttaaaaaaaattcacaacaaGATGCCATTTGGAAAATATCATCCCTTATAGTAACAAATAATCCCTCCCGTCTTCTAAAAATAAGTCTCTAGACGACACAAGTATAAGCAATAAAATGGgtaaaatagttaaaattgaGGTACGATATCTATATTGGACATGGTAGCATACAAAATTTTTGTATGGTAAAGATATGATTTTTATCTATATCAGATTGTTATTACGAAATTTACAGTATGATAATTTCAATACAATATACTTATACCAACCCATCCCTAGTCACAACTTAGTTTGAATACAAACTGGATATGATTAATATCAACTTAGTTTGAATACAAACGACTCCTATAATACTCATTACCATAAAGTCACgaataattataaatttcaaaAGACTAACAAATAATCAAAACAATAGATTATATTGACGCTTCCCTTCTAAGTGAACATTAAATCTAAACCATCAAATGCATGTGAGCATGTCTAATAAACAAACGAATACTAATAAAAAACTATTTATTCAAACCTCTCGTTCAAGAAGTGTCCATAACCTTCCTCAAATTATTGTAGGTAGACCCACCATCTTTGACAGCATCCATGGCCATGCCTCTCAACAACCAAGCCTTTTTTCTAATCTCTTTACCTCTTTCTCCCTCACCCATCAAAACATCCAAACATTTCCCTAATTCTTCTCTTTTCATGACAACTTCTCCATTCATTCTCGCCCTAACCCCATTCCCCCACACCTCTTCCACAAGCTTAGCATTCGTCGTCTGGTCAGAATAATGTGGGCATCCGATCAACGGGACCCCACTGACCAGACCTTCAAGAGTCGAATTCCATCCACAATGCGTCACAAAACACCCTATGGACTTATGACTCAACACTGCCGTTTGTGAACACCATGTCACTATTATACCATCacaattttgaatttcttcttCAAACATCTTCTTCACTTCCTCCTCCTCACTATCTAGTGATCTAACTACCCACAAAAAGGGCCTCTTTCTCTCCACAAGTCCATGCAAAATCTCTACCTTTTGCtcattgctcaacaccaccaaacTACCAAATGCAATGTACACCACCGATTTTTCTTGCTTCGAGTCTAACCATTGAAGATAATTCTTCTCCTCATTTTCCAAGTCACCGCCAAATGAGTTGCTTGCAGAGATCAACGGCCCGATCGCAATGACATTTAGCTTGCTCTCCAGCTCCTTGATCGCCTCTTGCTCAAGTTCTTGAAATGTGTTTAGAAGAACAAGCGGTTTAGGTAGGGTTTCGAGCTCTTTCATGTGCTCTGTCATCATAGGCCCCATGAAAGAATTCATATAGTTTTGAGGCAATACAAATGTTGGCAAATCACACAAAGTAAAAGTAGGCAAGTCTTTTATCTCAACACAAACCGATGAATCAATCCCTCCTCCATCAATGCCGCCGCTTCCATAAAATCGGCTATAAATGGCAAAGGCTGCGGCGCATTGTATTGCAAGAAAGGCAGACGGGACGTTCATGTCACGCGCCACCTCAGCAGCCCAAGGCATGAGGAGGCTGTAGACCAGGCAGGTTACCGGCCGCCCTGTGTCAAGCGAGTTTTGGAGAATTTTGGTGAGGTTTTCGATCCCACACAGCCTAATGTTTGTCATGTAGGTCGTTGTGTCGCTGGCGGGGGCGTCCTCATCGGAGAAGGAGGCGTAGGTTAGGCCGTCCGGGGAGGGGAGGCGGTCCTTCACGAGTTTGAGGCCGCCGGCGGTGGTGGCGAACGTGACGGTGGCGCCGAGGGAGGCCAGGGTTTTGGCTAGCTGGAGAGTAGGGTTGATGTGGCCTTGGACAGGGAAGCATGTGATGAGGTAGTGATGCTGCTTCATTTTTCTTGATAACTAAGCATGTCATACACTTTGAtgcatttgatatttatataGAATTATCGATGTTACATTTTTATAGAAATATATCTTTTTTTTACAAGATTTATGTTGGTTTAGTAATTTTACTATGCATGAATGGAAATGGACAGAACAAGTCATGACAAGAGAAATTAATAAATCTTTGCattgtgtatttacagctttcTTTGTGCGTTATTCTGTTCGAGTATAACTTTGCAGCTGACGAAACAAGAATTTCTTTGTTTTCCTCataagagaagaagaaaagagtTGCTTTTGTTGTTTTGTGCAATGACGTGTTTTCCAATTGGAACTATATTTTAGTCAAGAATAATTCTGTGGGTTACTATTCTTTTTTGTGAAGAACATTGTAACCTGCATGATATAGCTGACAAATGATCGATTTGATTTGATtctttcacaaaaaaaaaacatttagaATTGACATAGTTACGAAATCTAGCAAATTTCTAGCCAACTGTgtaacattttttaaatctcAACAAAATCGAAGTTTTTATAACCACCCGGTCCACCCATGGATGTAGAGCAAATAATCCAGTCAAAATtacaaaaacagaaaaatcGTCAAAATATGGACGAAGTCTTGTTTAGCAAACaacttttgaaatttgaaataaaccacacatattttaaattttctaactATACATGAATGAATAGCTCCAACGTACAAATATAGATGAATGTACCAAAATTCATGGCAAACGCTAAACAGTAGAAGATTACAgacaattaaaaatttaaaatattactccattcgtcccacaaaaatatgcactatctaattttggaaattattttttctctaatgaggtgagactcattctccactaacaatactttaattattttttctctctacctaaAACTCATACTgaatccaaagtgcatattttttggaACGGGAGGAAGTATTAAAGATGAGATGTCAAGTAGTACGAGAAATTTGAGAACATACATATTAAAGATGAGATGACAAGTAGTACGATAAATTTGAGAACATACATAAATGAGTGGATATCGAGAGTAGATAAGATTTGAAATACAGATAACGTGATACAAGGCCTATAAAAATTTGGATCCTTT from Salvia splendens isolate huo1 chromosome 4, SspV2, whole genome shotgun sequence encodes the following:
- the LOC121801112 gene encoding UDP-glycosyltransferase 75C1-like yields the protein MKQHHYLITCFPVQGHINPTLQLAKTLASLGATVTFATTAGGLKLVKDRLPSPDGLTYASFSDEDAPASDTTTYMTNIRLCGIENLTKILQNSLDTGRPVTCLVYSLLMPWAAEVARDMNVPSAFLAIQCAAAFAIYSRFYGSGGIDGGGIDSSVCVEIKDLPTFTLCDLPTFVLPQNYMNSFMGPMMTEHMKELETLPKPLVLLNTFQELEQEAIKELESKLNVIAIGPLISASNSFGGDLENEEKNYLQWLDSKQEKSVVYIAFGSLVVLSNEQKVEILHGLVERKRPFLWVVRSLDSEEEEVKKMFEEEIQNCDGIIVTWCSQTAVLSHKSIGCFVTHCGWNSTLEGLVSGVPLIGCPHYSDQTTNAKLVEEVWGNGVRARMNGEVVMKREELGKCLDVLMGEGERGKEIRKKAWLLRGMAMDAVKDGGSTYNNLRKVMDTS